Proteins from a genomic interval of Pantoea deleyi:
- the rluA gene encoding bifunctional tRNA pseudouridine(32) synthase/23S rRNA pseudouridine(746) synthase RluA, whose amino-acid sequence MEPYNPPRDPWLHILYQDAHIMVVNKPSGLLSVPGRLSEHKDSVMTRIQRDFPQAESVHRLDMATSGVLVVALTKDAERELKRQFREREPAKTYVACIWGHPEKEEGLVDLPLICDWPNRPKQMVCFENGKAAQTAYQVLEYRDDNSARVSLKPITGRSHQLRVHMLALGHPILGDNFYAHPDARAMASRLLLHAESLTITHPAFGNAMTFRQPADF is encoded by the coding sequence ATGGAACCTTACAATCCGCCGCGCGACCCCTGGCTGCACATCCTTTATCAGGATGCGCATATCATGGTGGTCAATAAACCCAGCGGTCTGCTCTCCGTCCCCGGCCGGTTATCCGAGCACAAAGATAGCGTGATGACGCGGATTCAGCGGGACTTCCCGCAGGCTGAATCGGTCCATCGGCTGGATATGGCGACCAGCGGCGTGCTGGTCGTCGCCCTGACCAAGGACGCCGAACGTGAACTGAAACGTCAGTTCCGCGAGCGCGAGCCAGCCAAAACCTACGTGGCCTGCATCTGGGGACATCCGGAAAAGGAGGAGGGTCTGGTTGATCTGCCGCTGATCTGCGACTGGCCGAATCGTCCGAAGCAGATGGTCTGTTTTGAGAACGGGAAAGCCGCGCAGACGGCGTATCAGGTGCTGGAATACCGCGACGATAACAGCGCGCGCGTGTCGCTGAAGCCGATCACCGGTCGCTCGCACCAGCTGCGGGTGCATATGCTGGCACTGGGCCATCCGATTCTGGGGGATAACTTCTATGCCCATCCGGATGCCAGGGCGATGGCGTCCCGCCTGTTGCTGCATGCGGAGTCGCTGACTATCACCCATCCGGCGTTTGGCAATGCGATGACGTTTCGTCAGCCCGCCGACTTCTGA
- the rapA gene encoding RNA polymerase-associated protein RapA yields MVFTLGQRWISDTESELGLGTVVAIDTRMITLLFPATGENRLYARNDSPVTRVIFNPGDTITSHEGWQMRVDDVRNENDLMTYIGTRLDTDESDVMLREVMLDSKLVFSKPQDRLFAGQLDRMDRFALRFRARKYQSEQYRLPISGLRGMRTNLIPHQLHIAHDVGRRHAPRVLLADEVGLGKTIEAGMIIQQQLLAGRAERVLIVVPETLQHQWLVEMLRRFNLRFALFDDDRYTEAQHDSDNPFETEQLIICSLDFVRRNRQRLEKLADAEWDLLVVDEAHHLAWSEGEPSREYQVIGQLAEKTAGVLLLTATPEQLGMESHFARLRLLDPDRFHDFAAFVEEQQHFRPIADAVTALLADKAISQEEMNRINDLVGEQDIEPLLQVANSDRDGKQAARQELISMLMDRHGTSRVLFRNTRNGVKGFPKRELHQIRLPLPAQYQTAIKVSGIMGARKSAEDRARDLLYPEQIYQEFEGDSGTWWNFDPRVEWLMGYLTSNRKEKVLVICAKAATALQLEQVLREREGIRAAVFHEGLSIIERDRAAAWFASEENGAQVLLCSEIGSEGRNFQFASRLVMFDLPFNPDLLEQRIGRLDRIGQAHDIQILVPWLEQTAQAVLLRWYHEGLDAFEHTCPTGRTIYDSVHSELIGYLAAPENSEGFDTFISECRKQHDALKAQLEQGRDRLLELNSNGGESAQLLANAISEQDNDTGLVNFALNLFDIVGINQEDRSDNLIVLTPSDHMLVPDFPGLPEDGCTITFNRDQALSREDTQFITWEHPLIRNGLDLILSGDTGSSALSLLKNKALPVGTLLVELIYVVEAQAPKHLQLTRFLPPTPIRLLMDTKGTNLADKVEFESFNRQLNAVNRHTASKLVNAVQQDVHAILLQGEESVVSEARALIDAARTEANEKLGAELSRLNALKAVNPNIREDEIEALESNREQVLESLDQANWRLDALRLIVVTHQ; encoded by the coding sequence ATGGTTTTTACATTAGGTCAGCGCTGGATTAGTGATACGGAAAGTGAACTGGGACTGGGCACCGTGGTGGCGATCGATACCCGCATGATCACCCTGCTGTTTCCGGCCACGGGGGAAAACCGCCTCTACGCCCGCAATGATTCGCCGGTTACCCGCGTTATCTTTAATCCGGGTGACACCATCACCAGCCACGAAGGCTGGCAGATGCGCGTCGATGACGTCCGCAACGAAAATGACCTGATGACCTACATCGGTACCCGTCTGGATACCGACGAGAGCGACGTGATGCTGCGCGAAGTGATGCTCGACAGCAAGCTGGTGTTCAGCAAACCCCAGGATCGCCTGTTTGCCGGCCAGCTCGACCGGATGGATCGCTTTGCCCTGCGCTTCCGCGCCCGTAAATACCAGAGTGAGCAGTACCGCCTGCCGATTAGCGGCTTACGTGGTATGCGCACCAACCTGATCCCTCACCAGCTGCATATTGCCCATGATGTGGGCCGCCGCCATGCGCCGCGCGTGCTGCTGGCCGATGAAGTGGGTCTGGGAAAAACCATTGAAGCCGGGATGATCATCCAGCAGCAGCTGCTGGCGGGCCGGGCCGAACGTGTCCTGATCGTGGTGCCGGAAACCTTACAGCACCAGTGGCTGGTCGAGATGCTGCGTCGCTTTAACCTGCGCTTTGCGCTGTTTGATGACGATCGCTACACCGAAGCGCAGCACGACAGCGATAACCCGTTTGAAACCGAGCAGCTGATTATCTGCTCTCTCGACTTTGTGCGTCGTAACCGTCAGCGTCTGGAGAAGCTGGCCGATGCCGAGTGGGATCTGCTGGTGGTCGATGAAGCGCACCACCTGGCCTGGTCAGAAGGCGAACCGAGCCGCGAATATCAGGTAATCGGACAGCTGGCGGAGAAAACCGCCGGGGTGCTGCTGCTGACCGCGACGCCGGAGCAGCTGGGTATGGAGAGTCACTTCGCCCGTCTGCGCCTGCTCGATCCGGATCGCTTCCACGACTTTGCCGCCTTTGTTGAAGAGCAGCAGCATTTCCGGCCGATTGCCGACGCCGTCACGGCGCTGCTGGCAGACAAGGCGATCTCCCAGGAGGAGATGAACCGGATCAACGATCTGGTCGGCGAACAGGATATCGAGCCGCTGCTGCAGGTCGCCAACAGCGATCGCGACGGCAAGCAGGCGGCGCGCCAGGAGCTGATCTCGATGCTGATGGACCGCCACGGCACCAGCCGCGTCCTGTTCCGTAACACCCGCAACGGCGTTAAAGGCTTCCCGAAACGCGAACTGCACCAGATCCGTCTGCCTCTGCCCGCGCAGTATCAGACCGCGATTAAAGTTTCCGGCATTATGGGCGCGCGCAAGAGCGCCGAAGATCGGGCGCGTGACCTGCTCTATCCGGAACAGATTTATCAGGAATTTGAAGGCGACAGCGGCACCTGGTGGAACTTCGATCCGCGCGTGGAGTGGCTGATGGGCTATCTCACCAGCAACCGCAAAGAGAAAGTGCTGGTGATCTGCGCCAAGGCCGCCACCGCGCTGCAGCTGGAGCAGGTACTGCGCGAGCGTGAAGGCATCCGGGCCGCCGTGTTCCACGAAGGTCTGTCGATCATCGAACGTGACCGTGCCGCCGCCTGGTTCGCCTCCGAAGAGAATGGCGCGCAGGTGCTGCTCTGCTCCGAGATCGGCTCCGAAGGCCGTAACTTCCAGTTCGCCAGCCGTCTGGTGATGTTTGACCTGCCGTTTAACCCGGATCTGCTGGAGCAGCGTATCGGTCGTCTGGATCGTATCGGCCAGGCGCACGACATCCAGATTCTGGTGCCGTGGCTGGAGCAGACCGCCCAGGCGGTGCTGCTGCGCTGGTATCACGAGGGGCTGGATGCGTTTGAACACACCTGCCCGACCGGCCGCACCATTTATGACAGCGTGCATTCAGAGCTGATTGGCTATCTGGCCGCGCCGGAAAACAGCGAAGGTTTCGATACGTTTATCAGCGAGTGCCGTAAACAGCATGATGCGCTGAAAGCGCAGCTGGAACAGGGTCGTGACCGTCTGCTGGAGCTGAACTCCAACGGCGGCGAATCGGCGCAGCTGCTGGCAAATGCCATCAGCGAGCAGGATAACGACACCGGTCTGGTTAACTTCGCACTCAACCTGTTTGATATCGTCGGTATCAATCAGGAAGATCGCAGCGATAACCTGATCGTCCTGACGCCGTCCGATCACATGCTGGTGCCCGATTTCCCTGGTCTGCCGGAAGATGGCTGCACCATCACCTTTAACCGCGACCAGGCGCTGTCCCGCGAGGATACCCAGTTCATTACCTGGGAGCACCCGCTGATCCGCAACGGTCTGGACCTGATTCTCTCGGGCGATACGGGCAGCAGCGCGCTGTCGCTGCTGAAGAACAAGGCGCTGCCGGTCGGCACGCTGCTGGTCGAGCTGATCTATGTCGTAGAGGCGCAGGCGCCGAAGCATCTGCAACTGACGCGCTTCCTGCCGCCAACGCCGATCCGTCTGCTGATGGATACCAAAGGCACTAATCTGGCGGACAAAGTGGAGTTCGAGAGCTTCAACCGTCAGCTCAACGCGGTGAACCGTCATACCGCCAGCAAACTGGTGAATGCGGTTCAGCAGGATGTGCATGCGATTCTGCTGCAGGGTGAAGAGAGCGTCGTCAGCGAAGCGCGTGCGTTGATTGACGCTGCGCGCACCGAGGCGAACGAGAAGCTGGGCGCTGAGCTCTCGCGTCTCAACGCTCTGAAAGCGGTGAACCCGAACATCCGTGAAGATGAAATCGAGGCGCTGGAAAGCAACCGCGAACAGGTGCTGGAAAGTCTCGATCAGGCTAACTGGCGTCTCGACGCGCTGCGCCTGATTGTCGTGACCCACCAGTAA